GTACACCGTGCTCCACGACTCGGTCCTGGAGATCCTGGCGCAGGGTGATACCGCCAATGGCGAGGCGAAGACCCGCCATCTGCGCACCCTGGACCGCCGGATCGACGACATTTTCGCGGCCCTCAAGTCCTGGGAGCAGGTGATCGTCCAGCAGATGCAGGCACTGGCCAACGTCGCCTTCAACGTCGAGCAGCTCAAGGACCTCATCCCCGCCGACCACCCCGCCTACCCCCTGGTGGAGGCCATCGAAAGCCAGGTCAGCCACCGGCTGTAGCCCAGCTCCGCCCCGCCCTCCTTGGCCTTGATCATGTCAGAAAACCAACGTTGCAATCGAGTGCGGAAGGCTTTTCGCGTCAGCAGCTTTTCCATTCAACCACAGCTTGTAATTGATTGCATCGTTGGTCGTGTTCAGCACCACTACCGCCGTGGTGTCATCCTGGTTGACAAAGGCCACCGATTGCAGGGCATCACGGCTTGAAGAGCTGACGATGCGTTTCGCGTTTGGCTGCACAAACTTAGAAAAGTGGCCGAGGTAGTAGTAGATGTTGGTGTAATGCACCTCGCCGCTTCGGGTATCCGCAATAACTGGCGCGAAGCAGAAGTTACCGGCATGGTTCGGCCCGCCGTTCTCATCCAGAATCACGTTCCAGTCGGTCCAGGCTGCCGTGCCTGCGTTGAAGTCGTTCACCATCGAATATCCGTAACGCTCGCCCAAATCCCAATCATGCCTTCTGTTGAAATCAAACTTCTCTACGCAGCCCTCCGTGAAAATGAGGTGGGTAGACGGGAATGCTTCTTTGACCCTTTTCAGGTTCTCAAACAG
Above is a window of Thermodesulfobacteriota bacterium DNA encoding:
- a CDS encoding glycoside hydrolase family 30 protein — protein: WDHNRDLVYQRASTLLNDLEAAKYIWGIGYHWYETWTGSGMLFENLKRVKEAFPSTHLIFTEGCVEKFDFNRRHDWDLGERYGYSMVNDFNAGTAAWTDWNVILDENGGPNHAGNFCFAPVIADTRSGEVHYTNIYYYLGHFSKFVQPNAKRIVSSSSRDALQSVAFVNQDDTTAVVVLNTTNDAINYKLWLNGKAADAKSLPHSIATLVF